The Anabas testudineus chromosome 5, fAnaTes1.2, whole genome shotgun sequence region TTTCCTGGACTCACAGATACGACGGATACGAGAGGAAGACCCCAGCCTGTCTCTTGCTAGTAAGACTATTTATGAAATCACTCTGCTGTAGGTTACCTTTGTCATGTGGATTTTATGACGTGCAATAGGGAGAAATAATTCTGGGATGTAACAAACGAGATCCTTATAACTTacaatttcctcttttctcttttccacagGTCGTTTCAGACAAGTTCAAGTGCTCACAGCAATGGCCAACGCCTTCTACTCCCTCTACTCCCATGTGTCCCGCACCCCTCTTCAGAAACTGGCCACGCCAGAGTTTACTTTCTCGTCTCCCGTGGAGAGGATTGAACGTTTCAGGAGCAGCGTTCGCAGTGAGCCGCGTTCTCCAGTGGAGAGGTTGAAGGACACTGTCTCCAAGATGTGCCTCTACACGGGCTCTCCTCGTGGGTCAGACTCTACCTCTCCCCAGTCATCCCCCAGGAAAAGGGCCAGCCTTCCTGATGTTGTAGGTGCAGTCTTGAAAGTCAGGCCTGCAGCTTCCAAAAACCTGGGTTTAGGGCAATGTAATAGGAGTAATTCAAATGTAGATATTAGACTAATCACGGATGGTGATAAATCCTCTGACCTTGAAAACGAAGAGCAAGCACAGCACACTGTGGTGGATGTGGACATGCCTCAGAATGGAAATAAAATCTGCCAGATGGATATGAAGAGCAGTAAACCAATAGATAATGCTGATACTGACTCTGAGAGCAGGAGCCACAGTATACGAACATCTTTAGCGTCATCATTATCAGGAGAAACTGTAATAGAAATGGATAATCGGTTTCTTTCATGTCAACCAGAGCTGGACTCATGTTCTACTCAAAGTGCTTCAAGGACAGCTGATCCGAAGCCAGCTGCCAAGGTGACATATGACCTAATCTGCCCACAGATAGTCGAGAGCGTACACCAGGCACCTTTCTGCTGTCAGTACGCACACAATCCAAAAACAGACACGTTGCCTCCTATCTtctctgaaacagaaaacacagctacaTCAAGCCCCGGATTAGACAAACCTCAGATACAAACCAGTATTTCTGATCCTGAACAGGACTCATGCACAAATGTTGCCTCTTCTGGTGAAGACACACAGCTGGATATATCCAGACCACTTTCTGTCCTGGCCCCCACTGGCAGCTACACCCATTACTACATCACTGTAACGGGCTGGGAGAGAGACATtgcttcttcctgttctttGAGAACACCAGATTCCAGTCATACTTCGACTGTCCCACCTGTCGAGACATGTAAGGAGTCACTTAACGAGGGGACAAGCCAGTACCTGAATCCACTGACACATCAGGGCCTGGGACACTTCTCCAATAACCTACAACAGGTTAACTCTTTTGAGCTGGAGGAGGTATGATAGTGACATATTGCAGTGTGAATGAGTAAATGTGAGAAATGTAACACTgagatatttttgtttgtataaaTTTTAGATTGTCTTACAAGATTAGAAATGCAAAATTAACTGAACGTTACTCAACTGCCATGACACGCCAAGCTTAGATTATC contains the following coding sequences:
- the tespa1 gene encoding protein ITPRID2, with the translated sequence MESPSSIVRRRAWINSSRQWPTLEDLDPEGPVYNLRSASIADDDVFSDGCFTGKIETWLQRCGSESCLENAGQLSFESVLKAGNLDDDLSLGADASVLNSGEIALEAGIAQHFSSKRRHSRLTSSTPRSALCLPTMNLGHSMASSCLSSSTCKTTSSVSEILQMCAEDAEETLYELGFGCDEPQVTVRIPPRFFTFPSQAQGINFRLFLDSQIRRIREEDPSLSLASRFRQVQVLTAMANAFYSLYSHVSRTPLQKLATPEFTFSSPVERIERFRSSVRSEPRSPVERLKDTVSKMCLYTGSPRGSDSTSPQSSPRKRASLPDVVGAVLKVRPAASKNLGLGQCNRSNSNVDIRLITDGDKSSDLENEEQAQHTVVDVDMPQNGNKICQMDMKSSKPIDNADTDSESRSHSIRTSLASSLSGETVIEMDNRFLSCQPELDSCSTQSASRTADPKPAAKVTYDLICPQIVESVHQAPFCCQYAHNPKTDTLPPIFSETENTATSSPGLDKPQIQTSISDPEQDSCTNVASSGEDTQLDISRPLSVLAPTGSYTHYYITVTGWERDIASSCSLRTPDSSHTSTVPPVETCKESLNEGTSQYLNPLTHQGLGHFSNNLQQVNSFELEELHSAGEEDFEKSESARTANSLSSTKCEYKGEVVRGDSMQSDSSGYADEELSFSSDRHGR